One Vibrio sp. 16 genomic window carries:
- a CDS encoding carbon starvation protein A: MLWFLTCVAALIGGYFIYGAFVEKVFGINEKRQTPAHTKTDGVDYVPMSTKKVYLVQLLNIAGVGPIFGPIMGALYGPAAMLWIVIGCIFAGAVHDYFSGMLSVRNGGASVPTITGRYLGNGAKHFMNIFAIVLLLLVGVVFVSAPAGMITNLINDQTSLSVSMTTMVVAIFAYYIIATIVPVDKIIGRFYPLFGALLIFMSVGLMTAVAFSSEHTVMGDFQVSDMFTNLNPNDMPLWPALFITIACGAISGFHATQSPLMARCMENEKNGRFVFYGAMIGEGVIALIWCAIALSFFGNLDALSEAVKNGGPGNVVYSASFGLLGVFGGVIAFLGVVILPITSGDTAFRSSRLILAEYFNVDQKALRNRLMMAVPLFVIGGILTQVDFGIIWRYFGFANQSTAVMMLWTASAYLLRHNKMHWITTVPALFMTTVCATFILNNSTLGFGLPIQVSTVSGILFAIAIAAYVIKTSKGKGETDLADEEKPQAVTETA; this comes from the coding sequence ATGTTGTGGTTTTTGACCTGTGTGGCGGCATTGATTGGCGGCTACTTTATTTACGGAGCTTTCGTTGAGAAAGTGTTTGGCATCAACGAAAAACGCCAGACACCCGCTCATACGAAAACGGATGGTGTGGACTATGTACCAATGTCGACCAAAAAGGTTTACCTTGTCCAGTTGCTGAACATCGCAGGGGTTGGTCCAATCTTTGGTCCTATCATGGGCGCATTATACGGCCCTGCTGCCATGCTTTGGATTGTGATTGGCTGTATTTTCGCTGGCGCAGTTCATGACTACTTCTCAGGGATGTTGTCCGTACGTAATGGCGGCGCTTCAGTCCCAACTATCACTGGTCGCTACTTAGGTAATGGCGCAAAACACTTTATGAACATTTTTGCCATTGTCCTCCTACTGCTTGTTGGTGTTGTTTTCGTTTCTGCTCCAGCGGGTATGATCACAAACCTTATCAATGATCAAACCAGCCTAAGCGTTAGCATGACGACTATGGTTGTTGCTATCTTTGCTTACTACATCATCGCGACGATTGTTCCTGTCGACAAGATCATTGGCCGCTTCTACCCACTGTTTGGTGCACTTCTCATTTTCATGTCTGTTGGCTTGATGACTGCGGTCGCTTTCTCGAGCGAGCATACTGTGATGGGCGACTTCCAAGTCAGCGATATGTTTACAAACCTTAACCCGAACGATATGCCTCTGTGGCCAGCACTATTTATCACCATTGCTTGTGGCGCGATTTCTGGCTTCCATGCGACGCAATCTCCACTGATGGCTCGCTGTATGGAAAATGAGAAGAACGGTCGCTTCGTATTCTATGGCGCAATGATCGGTGAAGGCGTGATTGCTCTTATCTGGTGTGCGATTGCCCTATCGTTCTTCGGTAACCTAGATGCACTATCTGAAGCCGTGAAAAATGGTGGTCCTGGTAATGTCGTCTACAGCGCTTCATTTGGCTTACTGGGTGTGTTTGGTGGTGTGATTGCTTTCCTAGGTGTGGTCATTCTTCCTATTACATCGGGTGACACTGCGTTCCGCTCTAGCCGCTTAATCCTAGCTGAGTACTTTAACGTTGACCAAAAAGCGCTGCGTAATCGCCTAATGATGGCCGTTCCACTGTTTGTCATTGGTGGTATTTTGACTCAAGTTGATTTCGGTATTATCTGGCGCTACTTCGGCTTCGCAAACCAATCAACGGCCGTTATGATGCTTTGGACCGCTTCTGCTTACTTACTTCGTCACAACAAAATGCACTGGATTACAACCGTTCCGGCTCTATTCATGACAACGGTATGTGCAACGTTCATCCTTAACAACAGCACACTAGGCTTTGGTCTACCGATTCAGGTATCAACAGTCTCTGGCATCCTCTTCGCCATCGCTATCGCAGCATACGTCATCAAAACCTCGAAAGGTAAAGGTGAAACTGACTTAGCTGATGAAGAGAAACCACAAGCAGTCACAGAAACTGCCTAA
- the nagZ gene encoding beta-N-acetylhexosaminidase, with the protein MGPLWLDVEGCELTAEDKEILEHPTVGGVILFSRNYHDNQQLLALNQSIRRAAKRPILIGVDQEGGRVQRFREGFTIIPAAQEFAKRADGEVLARQAGWLMAAELIAHDIDLSFAPVLDKGHQCKAIGNRAFGDDVESIVRHSTAYMQGMKSVGMATTGKHFPGHGGVVADSHLETPYDQRDTIFHVDMQVFKAQIDSGILDAMMPAHVIYPHYDDQPASGSAYWLQQVLREQLGFKGIVFSDDLSMEGAAIMGGPAERAHQAMVAGCDMILVCNNREAQVEVLDNLPIMETPGAEVLLKQQSFTLSQVQSSDEWKQASEAMKRITEQ; encoded by the coding sequence ATGGGACCATTATGGCTGGATGTGGAAGGCTGTGAGCTAACCGCAGAAGATAAAGAAATTCTAGAGCACCCGACGGTTGGTGGCGTGATCCTTTTTTCACGTAATTATCATGATAATCAACAACTCTTGGCACTCAATCAGTCCATTCGCCGAGCGGCAAAACGTCCTATCTTAATCGGTGTTGATCAAGAAGGGGGCCGTGTACAACGTTTTCGTGAGGGCTTTACGATCATTCCTGCAGCGCAAGAGTTTGCAAAGCGAGCCGATGGAGAGGTGCTCGCCCGACAAGCTGGCTGGCTGATGGCGGCAGAGCTGATTGCTCACGATATTGATCTGAGCTTCGCACCTGTGTTGGATAAAGGGCATCAATGTAAGGCGATCGGTAACCGAGCGTTTGGCGATGATGTTGAGTCGATAGTACGTCATAGCACTGCGTATATGCAGGGGATGAAGTCAGTTGGAATGGCAACCACGGGTAAGCATTTTCCTGGTCATGGTGGTGTGGTGGCAGATTCTCATTTGGAGACTCCGTACGATCAACGTGACACAATTTTTCATGTTGATATGCAGGTATTTAAGGCTCAAATCGACAGTGGCATCTTAGACGCAATGATGCCCGCGCATGTGATTTACCCCCATTATGACGATCAACCTGCTAGCGGCTCTGCGTATTGGTTGCAGCAAGTACTGCGAGAGCAACTTGGCTTTAAAGGCATTGTTTTTTCTGATGATCTCTCTATGGAAGGCGCTGCGATCATGGGCGGTCCAGCCGAGCGAGCTCACCAAGCAATGGTGGCTGGATGCGATATGATTCTGGTGTGCAACAATCGAGAGGCGCAGGTAGAGGTGTTAGATAACCTGCCGATTATGGAAACGCCGGGAGCCGAGGTACTGCTCAAGCAGCAAAGTTTTACCTTGTCGCAGGTTCAATCCAGTGACGAGTGGAAGCAAGCATCAGAAGCGATGAAACGCATTACTGAGCAATAA
- the ileS gene encoding isoleucine--tRNA ligase, translating to MSEYKDTLNLPETGFPMRGNLANREPEMLKRWYKEDLYGAIREAKKGKKSFVLHDGPPYANGDIHIGHALNKILKDIIIKSKTLSGFDAPYIPGWDCHGLPIELMVEKKKGKPGQKISAAEFREECRKYAAGQVEGQKESFKRLGIMGEWDKPYRTMDFATEANIIRALGKIADNGHLLKGFKPVHWCTDCGSALAEAEVEYKDKVSSSIDVRFKAADEAALLSKFSLNEGHEGEGDISIVIWTTTPWTLPANRAVCLRDDLEYVLIQVEGESKERIIVASELAKDVMDRAGIEHFHNLGFAKGSDLELSQFNHPFYDFTVPAILGDHVTTESGTGVVHTAPGHGQEDFAVGNKYGLEVANPVGSNGVYLPDTELFAGQHVFKANDAVVETLKEKGALLHHHAYEHSYPHCWRHKTPIIFRATPQWFVSMDQAGLRAKALESIKGVEWMPEWGQSRIEGMIEGRPEWCISRQRTWGVPIALFVHKETAELHPNTLELIEKVAQLVEQKGIQAWWDLEISDLLGEEADNYEKVLDTLDVWFDSGVTHYSVVDAREEYNGASADLYLEGSDQHRGWFQSSLISSIAMKDEAPYKQVLTHGFVVDGQGRKMSKSIGNVVAPKDVTNKLGADILRLWVASTDYTGEVAVSDEILKRSADAYRRIRNTARFFLANLSGFNPATDLVPAEEMVALDRWAVGRALAAQEEIVKAYGEYNTHAVTQRLMQFCSIEMGSFYLDVIKDRQYTAKRGGHAQRSCQTALYYIVEALVRWMAPIMSFTADEIWNEMPGERDKFVFTGEWFEGLFGLAEGEELNNEFWVDVQSVRGSVNKLLEDARKEKIIGGSLQAEVTLYADDALVAKLSKLEDELRFALLTSAAVVKPLSEKSEAAQATDVEGLFVEVKATENEKCDRCWHHTPDVGTIAGHEKICGRCVSNVDGEGEVRKFA from the coding sequence AAAGATACCCTGAACCTTCCTGAAACAGGGTTTCCGATGCGCGGCAATCTGGCGAATCGCGAGCCAGAAATGCTTAAGCGTTGGTACAAAGAAGATCTTTACGGCGCAATCCGTGAAGCGAAGAAAGGCAAAAAATCTTTCGTTCTACATGATGGCCCTCCATACGCGAATGGCGACATTCACATTGGTCACGCACTAAACAAGATTCTTAAAGACATTATTATTAAATCCAAAACACTTTCTGGTTTTGATGCACCGTACATTCCAGGTTGGGACTGTCACGGCCTACCAATTGAACTAATGGTAGAAAAGAAAAAAGGCAAACCAGGCCAAAAAATCTCTGCGGCTGAATTCCGTGAAGAGTGTCGTAAGTACGCGGCAGGTCAGGTAGAAGGTCAAAAAGAGAGCTTCAAGCGCCTTGGCATCATGGGTGAGTGGGACAAGCCGTACCGCACGATGGATTTTGCGACAGAAGCAAACATCATCCGTGCACTAGGTAAGATTGCTGATAACGGCCACCTACTAAAAGGTTTCAAACCTGTTCACTGGTGTACAGACTGTGGCTCAGCGCTTGCTGAAGCAGAAGTTGAATACAAAGATAAAGTGTCTTCGTCTATCGACGTACGCTTTAAAGCGGCAGATGAAGCCGCGCTTCTATCTAAGTTCTCATTGAACGAAGGTCATGAAGGCGAAGGCGATATCTCGATCGTAATCTGGACGACCACACCGTGGACTCTGCCAGCAAACCGAGCAGTATGTTTACGTGATGATCTAGAGTATGTCTTGATCCAAGTAGAAGGTGAGTCGAAGGAACGTATCATCGTTGCTTCTGAGCTAGCGAAAGACGTGATGGATCGTGCGGGTATCGAGCACTTCCATAACCTTGGTTTTGCAAAAGGTAGTGACCTTGAGCTATCTCAGTTTAATCACCCATTCTACGACTTTACCGTTCCTGCGATCCTTGGCGATCACGTAACAACGGAATCTGGTACGGGTGTGGTTCACACAGCCCCTGGCCATGGTCAAGAAGACTTCGCGGTAGGTAACAAGTACGGTCTAGAAGTAGCTAACCCAGTCGGCTCAAATGGCGTTTACTTGCCAGATACTGAGCTATTTGCTGGTCAGCACGTATTTAAAGCCAATGATGCAGTGGTTGAAACGCTAAAAGAGAAAGGCGCGCTTCTACATCACCACGCTTATGAGCACAGCTACCCACACTGTTGGAGACACAAAACTCCAATCATCTTCCGCGCAACACCACAATGGTTCGTCTCTATGGACCAAGCGGGTCTACGTGCAAAAGCACTAGAGTCAATCAAAGGTGTTGAGTGGATGCCTGAGTGGGGCCAAAGCCGAATCGAAGGTATGATTGAAGGTCGCCCAGAATGGTGTATCTCTCGTCAACGTACTTGGGGCGTGCCAATTGCTCTGTTCGTTCACAAAGAGACGGCAGAACTGCATCCAAACACACTAGAGCTTATCGAGAAGGTTGCTCAGCTAGTAGAACAAAAAGGCATTCAAGCTTGGTGGGATCTGGAAATCTCTGACCTATTGGGCGAAGAAGCAGACAACTACGAGAAGGTGCTTGATACGCTAGACGTATGGTTCGACTCTGGTGTGACTCACTACTCAGTGGTTGATGCTCGTGAAGAGTACAACGGCGCGTCGGCAGATCTATACCTAGAAGGTTCTGACCAACACCGTGGTTGGTTCCAGTCTTCTCTGATCTCGTCTATTGCGATGAAAGATGAAGCACCATACAAGCAAGTGCTAACTCACGGCTTCGTGGTTGATGGTCAAGGCCGTAAGATGTCTAAATCTATCGGTAACGTCGTTGCACCAAAAGATGTAACGAACAAGCTAGGTGCAGATATCCTGCGTCTATGGGTTGCTTCAACTGACTACACAGGTGAAGTTGCGGTTTCTGATGAAATCCTAAAACGCTCGGCAGATGCGTACCGTCGTATCCGTAACACAGCGCGTTTCTTCCTAGCCAACCTAAGCGGCTTCAACCCAGCAACGGATCTTGTTCCTGCTGAAGAAATGGTTGCTCTAGACCGCTGGGCAGTAGGTCGCGCCCTAGCTGCGCAAGAAGAGATTGTAAAAGCGTACGGTGAGTACAACACGCACGCAGTAACACAGCGTCTAATGCAGTTCTGTTCTATCGAAATGGGCTCATTCTACCTAGATGTTATCAAAGACCGTCAATACACAGCGAAACGTGGCGGCCACGCTCAACGTAGCTGTCAGACAGCGCTTTACTACATCGTAGAAGCGTTAGTTCGCTGGATGGCGCCAATCATGTCATTCACGGCTGATGAGATCTGGAACGAGATGCCGGGCGAGCGTGATAAGTTCGTATTCACTGGCGAGTGGTTCGAAGGCCTATTTGGTCTTGCTGAAGGTGAAGAGCTAAACAACGAGTTCTGGGTGGACGTTCAATCAGTTCGTGGTAGCGTGAACAAGCTACTAGAAGATGCTCGTAAAGAGAAGATCATTGGTGGTTCGCTACAAGCAGAAGTGACGCTTTACGCTGATGACGCTCTAGTGGCGAAACTAAGCAAGCTTGAAGACGAGCTACGCTTTGCGCTACTGACTTCAGCGGCGGTTGTTAAGCCTCTAAGCGAGAAGTCTGAAGCAGCGCAAGCGACTGACGTTGAAGGTCTGTTTGTTGAAGTTAAAGCGACTGAAAACGAGAAATGTGACCGTTGCTGGCACCATACACCAGACGTAGGCACAATTGCAGGTCATGAGAAGATCTGTGGTCGTTGTGTGTCGAACGTTGATGGTGAAGGTGAAGTTCGCAAATTTGCGTAA
- a CDS encoding anhydro-N-acetylmuramic acid kinase: MTTKERYIGVMSGTSLDGVDTVIIEMDSGQPKLLAANDYPYPEQLKQRVLNVCTGQATNLVDIGQLDHELGVLYANAIQALLDKSGYQADQICAIGNHGQTVYHNPSAPLPFTIQLGDANIIAARTGITTIADFRRKDIALGGQGAPLVPAFHQALFEPKDATTVILNIGGIANISVLQPGKAVLGYDTGPGNMLMDAWCQKQLGLAFDRGAQFALQGDIHQPLLNDLLSEPYFALPAPKSTGRELFNLEWLNSKLAEHSVSAEDVQRTLCEFSALTISQQVEAFASGLLPELLVCGGGARNPLLMDRLQTLLPQWKVATTDSRGIDGDNMEAMAFAWLAYRRMHNLPSNLPEVTGASKAVSLGVMYFADN, encoded by the coding sequence ATGACGACAAAAGAGCGATATATCGGAGTGATGTCCGGCACCAGTCTAGATGGTGTCGATACTGTTATTATTGAAATGGACTCTGGGCAGCCCAAGCTGTTGGCTGCCAATGACTACCCTTACCCCGAACAACTTAAGCAGCGCGTCCTTAACGTCTGTACCGGTCAAGCCACCAATTTAGTCGACATTGGTCAACTAGATCATGAGCTCGGTGTTCTCTACGCTAACGCCATTCAAGCCTTGCTCGATAAAAGTGGCTATCAAGCCGATCAAATTTGCGCCATCGGCAATCACGGTCAAACGGTCTACCACAACCCTAGTGCCCCACTCCCATTTACGATCCAGTTGGGTGATGCGAATATCATTGCCGCTCGCACAGGAATCACGACGATTGCTGATTTTAGGCGCAAAGATATCGCGTTAGGAGGCCAAGGCGCCCCTTTAGTACCCGCTTTTCACCAAGCGCTCTTTGAACCTAAAGACGCCACCACGGTCATCCTCAATATTGGGGGGATCGCTAATATTTCAGTTCTTCAACCAGGCAAAGCCGTCTTAGGTTACGACACTGGGCCTGGGAACATGCTCATGGACGCTTGGTGTCAAAAACAGTTGGGCCTAGCGTTTGATCGCGGCGCGCAATTCGCTTTACAAGGAGACATTCACCAGCCTCTACTGAATGATCTTCTAAGTGAGCCATATTTTGCGCTACCTGCGCCGAAAAGTACCGGAAGAGAGTTATTCAATCTTGAGTGGCTAAACAGCAAGCTGGCAGAGCACTCTGTATCTGCTGAAGATGTCCAACGCACTTTATGCGAGTTTAGCGCACTAACCATTTCTCAGCAGGTCGAAGCGTTTGCCTCTGGCCTGTTACCAGAACTACTCGTCTGCGGTGGCGGCGCACGTAATCCGCTCCTTATGGATCGCTTACAAACCTTGTTACCACAATGGAAGGTGGCAACAACGGACAGCCGAGGTATCGACGGCGACAATATGGAAGCAATGGCCTTTGCTTGGCTTGCCTATCGCCGCATGCATAATCTGCCAAGTAATCTTCCCGAAGTCACCGGAGCCTCAAAAGCGGTATCTCTTGGTGTGATGTATTTTGCTGACAATTAG
- the ispH gene encoding 4-hydroxy-3-methylbut-2-enyl diphosphate reductase, producing the protein MSNEMKILLANPRGFCAGVDRAISIVERALEMYQPPIYVRHEVVHNRFVVEGLKQRGAIFVEELHEVPDDNIVIFSAHGVSQAVRKEAKERDLTVFDATCPLVTKVHMEVARASRKHMEVVLIGHAGHPEVEGTMGQYASDQGGMYLVETPADVVGLKDKVKDPSNLHYVSQTTLSVDETADVIEELRRVFPEIQGPRKDDICYATQNRQDAVREMATDVDVVIVVGSKNSSNSTRLKELAEKLGTPGYLTDCPEDIKPEWFEGKVKVGVTAGASAPEELVNQILERIKDLVGTRSVEEIQGREENMFFEVPKELQIKQVD; encoded by the coding sequence ATGAGCAATGAAATGAAAATCCTTTTAGCAAACCCACGCGGTTTTTGTGCCGGTGTTGATCGAGCGATCAGTATCGTTGAGCGTGCGTTAGAAATGTATCAGCCACCGATTTATGTACGCCACGAAGTCGTGCATAACCGCTTCGTTGTCGAGGGGCTTAAACAGCGTGGGGCAATCTTTGTCGAAGAGCTGCATGAAGTGCCGGACGATAACATTGTCATTTTCTCTGCTCATGGTGTGTCTCAAGCTGTACGCAAAGAAGCGAAAGAGCGTGACTTAACCGTCTTTGATGCGACTTGTCCTCTTGTGACCAAAGTTCATATGGAAGTGGCTCGCGCGAGTCGTAAGCATATGGAGGTTGTGTTGATTGGTCACGCAGGGCACCCAGAAGTTGAAGGAACGATGGGGCAGTATGCTAGTGACCAAGGCGGCATGTATCTGGTTGAGACACCCGCTGACGTCGTAGGGTTGAAAGACAAAGTGAAAGACCCAAGCAACCTCCATTATGTAAGCCAAACCACACTATCTGTAGATGAAACGGCTGATGTGATTGAAGAGCTGCGCCGAGTATTTCCAGAGATTCAAGGGCCGCGTAAAGACGACATTTGTTACGCGACACAAAACCGTCAAGATGCGGTGCGTGAAATGGCGACAGATGTTGACGTAGTGATTGTTGTTGGGTCGAAAAACTCATCAAACTCAACACGTTTGAAAGAGCTAGCAGAAAAGCTGGGAACACCAGGTTACTTGACTGACTGCCCAGAAGATATCAAACCTGAGTGGTTCGAAGGTAAAGTGAAAGTTGGCGTAACCGCCGGCGCATCTGCACCTGAAGAGCTCGTGAATCAAATCCTTGAACGCATCAAAGATTTGGTTGGCACCCGTTCTGTTGAAGAAATCCAAGGCCGTGAAGAGAACATGTTCTTTGAAGTGCCTAAAGAGCTACAAATTAAGCAAGTCGACTAG
- the fkpB gene encoding FKBP-type peptidyl-prolyl cis-trans isomerase codes for MTTIAQDSAVTLHFTIKMNDGAVADSTHNMGKPAKLVIGDGSLSENFEQCLIGLKAGDQKVIELKAADAFGMPNPDNIHYMDRAKFVGDAEVEVGTIMAFSGRDGMEIPGIITEIAGDSVTVDFNHPLAGQDVTFEVEILSVE; via the coding sequence GTGACGACAATTGCCCAAGACTCCGCAGTAACTCTGCATTTTACTATCAAGATGAATGACGGCGCAGTGGCTGATAGCACTCATAATATGGGTAAGCCCGCTAAATTAGTTATCGGTGATGGCAGCCTCAGTGAAAACTTTGAACAATGTTTAATTGGCTTGAAGGCCGGTGACCAGAAAGTCATTGAGCTTAAAGCCGCAGACGCATTTGGTATGCCAAACCCAGATAATATTCACTATATGGATCGTGCAAAGTTTGTTGGTGATGCTGAAGTGGAAGTCGGTACGATCATGGCCTTCTCTGGCCGTGATGGTATGGAAATTCCTGGAATCATTACAGAAATCGCGGGAGACTCGGTGACGGTTGATTTCAACCACCCTCTTGCAGGGCAAGATGTGACTTTTGAAGTCGAGATTTTGTCAGTAGAATAG
- the btsR gene encoding two-component system response regulator BtsR produces the protein MLSAVVIDDELFAREELTELLEETGKIEVIAQASNAIEGLKFINQLKPDVVFLDIQMPQITGIELLGMLDPDTMPKVVFVTAYDEFAIQAFEDNAFDYLLKPVDTQRLDKTVRRLLKSQQNTLEQISAVSPQCLDQIPCIGLNRIVIIPTKEVEFAYSDISGVHVQTAQQKATSQLTLKVLEEKTNLVRCHRQFLINVQAIKEIKLLENGLAEIVTTSDHPLPVSRRYLKSLKELLGFH, from the coding sequence ATGCTATCTGCAGTAGTCATTGATGACGAATTGTTTGCTCGTGAAGAGTTAACAGAACTCTTGGAAGAGACCGGAAAAATTGAAGTCATAGCCCAAGCCAGCAATGCCATTGAAGGGCTAAAATTTATCAACCAACTCAAGCCAGATGTGGTGTTCCTTGATATTCAAATGCCGCAAATTACGGGCATTGAACTGCTTGGAATGCTAGATCCAGATACTATGCCCAAAGTGGTATTTGTCACTGCGTATGACGAGTTCGCTATTCAAGCATTCGAAGATAACGCCTTTGACTACCTGCTCAAACCTGTGGATACCCAACGCCTAGACAAAACCGTGCGTCGCTTGCTCAAATCTCAGCAAAATACGTTAGAGCAAATCAGCGCCGTCTCTCCACAATGTTTGGATCAAATCCCGTGTATTGGTTTGAATCGTATCGTGATCATCCCGACCAAAGAAGTCGAGTTCGCCTACAGCGATATTAGTGGCGTACATGTGCAAACGGCGCAGCAAAAGGCGACCTCTCAGCTGACACTAAAAGTACTGGAAGAAAAAACCAACTTAGTGCGCTGCCATCGACAATTCTTAATCAATGTCCAAGCGATTAAAGAGATAAAACTATTAGAAAATGGACTTGCTGAGATTGTCACCACCAGCGATCACCCGTTGCCCGTGAGTCGCCGATACCTCAAAAGCCTCAAAGAATTATTGGGCTTCCATTAA
- the lspA gene encoding signal peptidase II, with protein MSNIPLKQSGVRWLWLAIVIFFADIGIKLFVMDNMGYGWANRIEVLPFFNLLYVHNYGAAFSFLSDQAGWQRWLFTGIAFVVTGMLTYWMSKLPSKEKWNNIAYAMIIGGAVGNVFDRVVHGFVVDYLDFFWGDYHWPAFNLADTTICIGAAMIILDGFRNKEEAKA; from the coding sequence ATGTCAAACATTCCATTAAAACAATCAGGTGTACGTTGGCTGTGGTTAGCCATTGTGATCTTCTTTGCTGATATAGGTATCAAGTTGTTTGTGATGGACAACATGGGGTATGGCTGGGCAAACCGTATTGAGGTATTGCCTTTCTTTAACCTGTTGTATGTTCACAACTACGGTGCGGCATTCAGCTTTCTGAGCGATCAGGCGGGCTGGCAACGTTGGTTGTTTACCGGTATTGCGTTTGTTGTAACCGGTATGCTGACCTATTGGATGAGCAAGCTACCAAGCAAAGAAAAGTGGAACAACATAGCGTATGCGATGATTATTGGCGGAGCTGTGGGTAACGTGTTTGATCGTGTTGTGCATGGTTTTGTCGTGGACTACCTGGATTTCTTCTGGGGAGATTATCATTGGCCAGCTTTCAATTTGGCAGATACGACCATTTGTATTGGTGCTGCCATGATTATTCTTGATGGCTTTCGTAACAAAGAAGAAGCTAAAGCATAA
- a CDS encoding DUF2799 domain-containing protein: MRKLIIGLLSILLAACSASPEELAQQGDWYQIGYQDGVAGHTQRSVKNLSRLGSAKYGEYEQGYMDGVNEYCNPNFAYQIGLSGQYYEGVCEGTQYGQKFRMEWQRGWNDFNQ, encoded by the coding sequence ATGAGAAAACTGATCATCGGCTTACTCTCCATCCTACTGGCAGCGTGCTCGGCCTCGCCAGAAGAGCTTGCCCAACAAGGGGATTGGTATCAAATTGGTTATCAAGATGGTGTGGCAGGTCACACTCAGCGCTCCGTCAAGAACCTCTCCCGTCTTGGTTCTGCCAAATATGGGGAATATGAACAAGGGTATATGGATGGAGTGAACGAATACTGTAACCCTAATTTTGCTTACCAGATTGGCTTATCTGGTCAATACTACGAAGGGGTCTGCGAAGGGACTCAATATGGGCAGAAATTCCGTATGGAATGGCAACGGGGTTGGAACGACTTCAACCAATAG
- the murQ gene encoding N-acetylmuramic acid 6-phosphate etherase, which produces MTNDALIAALSHLVSEGRNPETMDIDLLPSLEIVQRINQQDQLVPLAVEKVLPEIALAVDKITEAFKVGGRLIYMGAGTSGRLGVLDASECPPTFGVSDQMVIGLIAGGPDAILKAKEGAEDSLTLGVDDLKSIQFSQKDVVVGIAASGRTPYVIGALEYANEVGATTIALSCNPDSTIADIADIAISPVVGPEALTGSTRLKSGTAQKLVLNMLTTASMIRLGKSYQNLMVDVKATNKKLVARAARIVMQATDCDKNQATSTLEQTDYDVKLAILMILTGMDLPSARKQLHHQDGFLRKAVQHHHNQS; this is translated from the coding sequence ATGACTAACGATGCACTGATCGCTGCACTTTCTCACCTTGTCTCAGAAGGCCGAAATCCTGAAACCATGGACATCGACCTTCTTCCTTCCCTAGAGATTGTGCAAAGAATTAATCAACAAGATCAATTGGTACCACTTGCGGTAGAAAAGGTGCTTCCCGAGATTGCACTGGCTGTAGACAAAATCACCGAAGCCTTCAAAGTGGGCGGTCGGCTTATCTACATGGGCGCAGGCACCAGTGGGCGCTTGGGCGTTTTGGATGCGTCTGAATGTCCGCCAACGTTTGGCGTCTCCGATCAAATGGTTATAGGCTTAATCGCAGGGGGGCCAGATGCAATTTTGAAAGCCAAAGAAGGCGCGGAAGACTCACTCACCTTAGGCGTCGATGATCTTAAATCAATCCAGTTTAGTCAGAAAGATGTGGTCGTCGGCATCGCAGCAAGTGGACGAACGCCTTATGTGATTGGTGCACTGGAGTACGCAAATGAGGTGGGTGCAACGACCATTGCCCTTTCGTGTAATCCCGATTCCACCATTGCGGACATCGCCGACATTGCGATAAGCCCGGTGGTTGGCCCAGAAGCGCTCACCGGCTCAACCCGATTAAAATCCGGTACCGCGCAAAAGTTAGTGCTTAATATGCTTACCACAGCAAGTATGATTCGTTTGGGCAAAAGTTACCAAAACCTCATGGTCGATGTGAAAGCCACCAATAAGAAGTTGGTTGCGCGTGCTGCTCGAATCGTGATGCAAGCCACTGACTGCGATAAAAATCAGGCCACCAGCACACTCGAACAGACCGACTACGATGTAAAACTGGCGATTCTCATGATTTTAACAGGGATGGATCTTCCCTCTGCTCGTAAGCAGTTGCATCACCAAGATGGCTTTCTACGAAAAGCGGTGCAGCATCACCACAATCAATCCTAG